In Zingiber officinale cultivar Zhangliang unplaced genomic scaffold, Zo_v1.1 ctg242, whole genome shotgun sequence, one genomic interval encodes:
- the LOC122037180 gene encoding uncharacterized protein LOC122037180 — MDGKDLPWYSCYLSDLDHRDLSILQSLLQLDSSYELRLPSPNEHPSSPPEGCITVFRDQIMGGLRFPLHPFISDIGVSQFAPNVFRAICGTVILCLGVLVRLSVLMLEGILYTFGLSPVPVEIEAPFVAAILRSFACQETPAVAVLEALHQELTPGLPSDPAAAFDPQLPAPPTSDVVIAPPLAVLPSPSAADPALSHTSDQPATASSPTRQAPPLRPTLRLHVTRNSKRTAPVTATSPPPSQRQRVVILSSPSKSSGTSSAQETSLGQEQAYDLEVAGPPSDRLTTAPLQSVLPAPPSPSGGQPLDSLTPPASSSPDWAFRALWRLPSVTDPVNVPAATSSPFFGRVDFHGALANSWQSAHRQFWESEYPLEELDQVACSLVATCSASLSVVQRAAELERENVALKARLRELEPPSSSAAPSDPSLEGLDSCLHAAGESAASARALSDAAFNKLRALEAALKAKLLAVANAAVGRETTLRAQWEACQAQLQSLQAELSRAQEAVSQGQSALAAARAEATQDKDAIAEYLAGELGRLKAYRLAYVRSSFFLQKLGRWMVVLLSYGAAGGDTFPSFEADDGLFFQAAPPPAAAPTPVEVSPQDLPAAIPEASEALAPSPAAAPTPVEVSSQDLPAAIPEASEALAPSPAEPADPASPRSAPDNLSPPSPNVV, encoded by the exons ATGGATGGTAAGGACCTCCCCTGGTATTCATGCTATCTTTCGGATTTGGACCACCGTGACCTGTCGATATTACAATCCCTTCTGCAAttggattcctcatatgagcttcgACTCCCATCACCCAATGAACATCCTTCGTCTCCTCCTGAAGGCTGTATCACTGTCTTTAGAGATCAGATTATgggcggtcttcgctttcctttgcaCCCCTTTATTTCAGACATCGGCGTCTCCCAGTTTGCTCCCAATGTATTTCGAGCTATCTGTGGAACCGTCATCTTATGCC TTGGTGTTCTTGTTCGTTTGTCTGTGTTGATGCTGGAAGGCATTTTATACACCTTCGGTCTTAGTCCCGTCCCTGTAGAAATCGAAGCTCCCTTTG TGGCTGCTATCCTCCGTTCCTTCGCCTGCCAAGAGACGCCCGCAGTTGCTGTCCTGGAAGCCCTGCATCAGGAGCTAACACCAGGCCTACCTTCTGATCCAGCTGCTGCCTTCGATCCTCAACTTCCAGCACCCCCGACCTCTGATGTTGTGATTGCCCCGCCGCTCGCAGTGCTACCTTCTCCCAGCGCTGCAGACCCAGCATTGTCCCACACCTCCGATCAACCTGCGACTGCTTCTTCGCCCACTAGACAggctcctcctcttcgtcctacTCTGCGGCTGCATGTGACGCGCAATAGCAAACGGACGGCCCCGGTCACCGccacttctcctccaccttcacAGCGCCAACGCGTGGTGATTCTTTCTTCCCCCTCCAAGTCTTCGGGCACGAGCTCGGCTCAGGAGACAAGTTTGGGCCAGGAACAGGCCTATGACCTGGAGGTGGCAGGCCCGCCGTCAGACCGACTTACTACGGCGCCACTCCAGAGCGTGCTACCTGCCCCGCCTTCACCTTCTGGTGGCCAACCCCTGGATTCGTTGACTCCTCCAGCCTCCTCCTCCCCGGACTGGGCCTTTAGGGCCCTCTGGAGGCTTCCTTCGGTGACTGACCCGGTGAACGTGCCGGCTGCTACCTCATCCCCTTTTTTTGGCAGGGTCGACTTCCACGGGGCCTTGGCCAACTCCTGGCAATCGGCTCATCGGCAGTTCTGGGAAAGCGAATACCCTCTGGAAGAGCTCGATCAGGTTGCTTGTTCTCTGGTCGCG ACCTGCTCGGCGAGTCTGAGCGTAGTCCAACGAGCGGCCGAGCTAGAACGGGAGAATGTGGCCCTCAAGGCCCGTCTCCGAGAACTGGAACCCCCTTCATCTTCCGCAGCTCCTTCTGATCCCTCCCTGGAAGGCCTAGACTCCTGTCTGCATGCCGCCGGGGAATCAGCGGCCTCCGCCCGGGCCCTTTCTGACGCCGCATTCAACAAACTACGGGCATTGGAGGCGGCCTTAAAGGCGA AGTTGCTTGCCGTGGCCAATGCTGCTGTGGGTCGGGAAACCACCCTGCGAGCTCAGTGGGAAGCTTGCCAGGCCCAGCTTCAATCTTTGCAGGCGGAGCTTTCGCGGGCCCAGGAGGCAGTGTCTCAGGGCCAGAGTGCCCTGGCTGCAGCTCGCGCGGAGGCTACCCAGGACAAGGACGCCATAGCAGAGTACCTGGCGGGAGAGCTCGGGCGGCTAAAGGCCTACCGCTTGGCCTATGTTcgttcttcctttttccttcagaAGCTGGGGCGCTGGATGGTCGTGTTGCTGAGTTACGGGGCTGCTGGCGGG GACACATTCCCCTCCTTCGAGGCGGATGACGGGCTCTTCTtccaggctgctcctcctcctgctgccgcTCCAACCCCCGTAGAGGTGTCTCCCCAGGATCTTCCTGCCGCCATCCCCGAAGCTTCTGAAGCCCTTGCCCCTTCTCCTGCTGCCGCTCCAACCCCCGTAGAGGTGTCTTCCCAGGATCTTCCTGCAGCCATCCCCGAAGCTTCTGAAGCCCTTGCCCCTTCTCCTGCTGAACCAGCCGACCCGGCTTCCCCTCGGTCGGCTCCTGATAACCTGTCTCCTCCTTCTCCGAACGTAGTGTAA
- the LOC122037186 gene encoding uncharacterized protein LOC122037186 → MPVASLCPSVSHIAPFLATRSRRKEEVESGSSVSHIAPVSTPSTPLPRLLPFFLPIFQFSGFLPFPLDSLREEELQRRRAVMGTGGKVDMFYLEKMLSKLEQEETFMLRTKRTRVVSSLASSAALPGLHGCLGILGGISVGHMVSQLSAGSAKLQYRFKMQL, encoded by the exons ATGCCCGTTGCGTCGCTTTGCCCCTCCGTCTCCCACATCGCCCCCTTTCTCGCCACACGGAGTCGAaggaaagaagaggttgagtcgGGCTCCTCCGTCTCCCACATCGCCCCCGTTTCTACCCCGTCCACCCCGCTTCCTCGCCTCCTCCCCTTCTTCCTGCCCATTTTCCAATTTTCCGGGTTCCTCCCTTTTCCCCTCGACTCGTTGCGTGAAGAGGAGCTACAGCGACGGCGAGCTGTGATGGGCACCGGGGGCAAG GTTGATATGTTCTATTTAGAGAAAATGCTTTCCAAACTAGAACAAGAAGAGACATTTATGCTCAGAACAAAAAG GACTCGTGTTGTCTCATCACTGGCCTCATCAGCAGCACTTCCAGGTCTTCATGGTTGTTTGGGGATTCTGGGAGGCATTTCAGTGGGCCACATGGTGTCCCAGTTGTCGGCAGGCAGTGCAAAGCTTCAATATAGATTCAAAATGCAGCTGTAA